One Gossypium raimondii isolate GPD5lz chromosome 3, ASM2569854v1, whole genome shotgun sequence genomic window carries:
- the LOC105796423 gene encoding NAC domain-containing protein 30, producing the protein MVLTGFRFSPTDEEVIEILSQKVSGNTSMAAFDFIIQKNIYDFEPQELHGSESTIGLNKNERYYYCRRESDSREVMGRGWWKATSHVKAVSSPNGEVMGYKRPLTFHRFKDNIQGNRKGAIKTDWIMHEYGLQSIHTEWRLCKIKYKGKEKVEEDMTPMEKTFGHSNNKTLLTSFEAKDGSSSSSNSIAPMQLELAFEQPPLTQPILPVNNDINYNYDSYCWSNSNMMLYEDHQLADQLDTLSEQPFSDLWSWDDYH; encoded by the exons ATGGTTCTAACAGGCTTCAGATTTTCTCCCACAGACGAAGAGGTCATCGAAATCTTGAGCCAGAAAGTGTCTGGAAACACTTCCATGGCGGCTTTCGATTTCATCATCCAAAAAAATATCTATGATTTTGAGCCGCAAGAGCTTCATG GGAGTGAAAGTACTATAGGATTAAACAAGAACGAGAGATATTACTATTGCAGAAGGGAGAGTGATTCAAGAGAAGTGATGGGAAGAGGATGGTGGAAGGCTACAAGTCATGTAAAGGCTGTTTCTTCACCAAATGGAGAAGTGATGGGTTATAAAAGACCTTTAACTTTTCATAGGTTTAAAGATAATATCCAAGGAAACCGAAAGGGAGCCATCAAAACAGATTGGATAATGCATGAATACGGCCTTCAATCAATTCATACg GAATGGAGACTGTGTAAGATTAAGTacaaagggaaagaaaaggttGAAGAGGACATGACACCAATGGAGAAAACATTCGGACATAGTAATAATAAGACTCTATTAACGAGTTTCGAAGCTAAAGAtggcagcagcagcagcagcaattCCATAGCTCCCATGCAGTTGGAGCTTGCTTTCGAACAGCCGCCATTGACGCAGCCCATATTACCTGTAAACAAcgacattaattataattatgacAGTTATTGTTGGTCCAACTCCAACATGATGCTTTATGAAGATCATCAGTTGGCTGATCAATTAGACACCCTATCAGAGCAGCCATTTTCAGACCTTTGGTCATGGGATGATTACCATTAG
- the LOC105796422 gene encoding ATPase family AAA domain-containing protein At1g05910 isoform X2, giving the protein MYPKRSDQADRPVTRPLRSSDRLRRRPKVYGRPYLYYTPTIIRNKKSRTKTRTAASRIAKMLRSGDRPVRTSNGSSGTANLRRSSRKRRVSVNLVGYTESSGSGDEDMMRPYRPRRNRVANSVSQDESPSPKQKTTSDTKEAPRREGLRPRRSKTVKQINLGYDDEQSTSEEKVGEDETENGNDLDDEAADDDQNDAEDEGDEEAEGEDEEEEEDEGDDEEGEEEQEGRRRYDLRNRADVRRLSMDESKQRSRSPRRVLRQGMGTKVSRDVRKGGSRVHKRHRLTRAEDSDDSILVDELDQGPAIPWGRGGSRSGPPWLFGGLDMHGTTAWGLNVAASGWGNQSDPFATLTSGIQTAGPSSKGGADIQPLQVDESVSFDEIGGLSEYVDALKEMVFFPLLYPDFFASYHITPPRGVLLCGPPGTGKTLIARALASAASKAGQKVSFYMRKGADVLSKWVGEAERQLKLLFEEAQRNQPSIIFFDEIDGLAPVRSSKQEQIHNSIVSTLLALMDGLDSRGQVVLIGATNRIDAIDGALRRPGRFDREFNFPLPGCEARAEILDIHTRKWKQPPSKELKMELAASCVGYCGADLKALCTEAAIHAFREKYPQVYTSDDKYLIDVDSVKVEKYHFIEAMSTITPASQRGSIVHSRPLSLVVAPCLQRHLQKSMNHISDIFPPLTVSSELTKLSILSYGSAIPLVYRPRLLLCGGDGSGLDHLGPAILHELEKFPVHSLGLPSLLSDPSAKTSEEAVVHIFSEARRTTPSILYIPQFNLWWDNAYEQLRAVLLTLLEELPSDLPILLLGTSSSSLAELDGNPYSVFPQRSVYQLDKPSIEDRSLFFDGLIEAALSVLLEAMTKKSKEPKSLPELPKVPKVASGPKVSELKAKVEAEQHAIRRLRMCLRDVCNRILYDKRFSAFHYPVTDEDAPNYRSIIQNPMDVATLLQRVDSGQYLTCSAFVQDVDLIVTNAKAYNGDDYNGARIVSRACELRDAVHGMLSQMDPALVAYCDKIAAQGGPAHMPDDLGLPPAVPVVQLGTSTRASARLRNVQPEADLQSYEALKRPKKNADTALAEDKSQASDSVQMKPSQTLEVKEINCERDEPTLGDGKQQETSTEANGSQDTIMSDGEISTQAELVKKVLVERTGNYGIPELERLYSRIMKGIFESRVGDDDDPKPSVLEFLLKFAEDDANFSSL; this is encoded by the exons ATGTATCCAAAGAGGTCTGATCAGGCAGATAGGCCAGTTACTAGGCCTCTGCGCTCAAGTGATAGGCTTAGAAGAAGGCCGAAAGTATATGGCAGACCATATTTGTATTACACTCCTACCATCATTCGAAATAAGAAGAGCAGGACAAAGACAAGGACAGCAGCTTCTCGCATTGCCAAAATGTTGCGCTCGGGGGATCGGCCTGTGCGTACTTCAAACGGCAGT TCAGGCACAGCCAATCTTAGGCGTTCATCGAGAAAGAGGAGAGTTTCTGTGAATCTTGTGGGTTATACTGAGAGTTCTGGTTCTGGGGATGAAGACATGATG AGACCATATCGACCACGGAGGAACCGAGTCGCTAACAGTGTAAGTCAAGATGAGTCTCCATCTCCCAAGCAGAAAACGACCTCGGATACTAAAGAAGCTCCTCGACGTGAAGGACTACGCCCTCGTCGTTCAAAAACAGTTAAGCAGATCAATTTGGGTTATGATGATGAGCAAAGTACTTCGGAGGAGAAGGTTGGTGAAGATGAAACTGAAAATGGGAATGATTTAGATGATGAGGCTGCAGATGACGACCAAAATGATGCTGAAGATGAGGGTGATGAAGAGGCTGAGggtgaagatgaagaagaagaagaggatgaaGGTGATGATGAAGAGGGTGAAGAAGAGCAGGAAGGAAGGAGGCGATATGATCTTCGAAATCGTGCTGATGTACGCAGGCTATCTATGGATGAGAGCAAGCAAAGATCTAGATCTCCACGGAGGGTTTTACGTCAAGGAATGGGGACTAAAGTCAGCAGGGATGTTAGGAAGGGTGGCTCACGTGTTCATAAGCGTCATCGTCTAACAAGAGCTGAGGATTCTGATGATTCTATTCTCGTGGATGAGCTGGATCAAGGTCCTGCTATTCCTTGGGGCCGAGGTGGGAGCAGATCTGGACCACCTTGGCTTTTTGGGGGATTAGACATGCATGGGACAACAGCATGGGGATTAAATGTAGCTGCATCAGGTTGGGGTAATCAAAGTGATCCATTTGCTACATTGACTTCTGGGATTCAAACTGCTGGACCAAGCTCTAAAGGCGGGGCAGATATTCAACCCTTACAGGTTGATGAAAGTGTTAGCTTTGATGAAATAGGCGGGCTTTCTGAATATGTTGATGCTTTGAAGGAAATGGTTTTCTTTCCCTTGTTGTATCCAGATTTCTTTGCCAGTTATCACATCACTCCACCTAGGGGTGTCCTGTTGTGTGGTCCCCCTGGCACTGGTAAGACATTGATTGCCAGGGCTTTAGCAAGTGCTGCTTCGAAGGCTGGTCAGAAAGTCAGTTTTTACATGCGAAAGGGTGCTGATGTGCTTAGCAAGTGGGTTGGTGAGGCTGAAAGACAATTGAAACTTCTTTTTGAGGAGGCACAAAGGAATCAACcttccatcattttttttgATGAGATAGATGGGCTTGCTCCTGTGAGGTCTAGTAAACAAGAGCAGATTCACAATTCTATTGTATCCACTTTGCTTGCCCTCATGGATGGTCTTGATTCACGTGGACAAGTTGTTTTGATCGGAGCAACTAACAGGATTGATGCTATTGATGGAGCTCTAAGGCGCCCAGGGCGATTCGATCGTGAATTCAATTTTCCATTACCTGGTTGTGAAGCACGTGCTGAAATATTAGATATTCACACTCGGAAGTGGAAGCAACCTCCTTCTAAGGAACTTAAAATGGAACTTGCAGCTAGTTGTGTGGGATACTGTGGTGCAGATCTGAAGGCTTTATGCACTGAAGCTGCCATTCATGCTTTTCGTGAAAAATACCCGCAAGTTTATACTAGTGATGACAAATATTTGATTGATGTTGACTCAGTGAAGGTTGAAAAATATCACTTTATAGAGGCCATGTCAACAATTACTCCTGCTTCTCAAAGGGGTTCCATCGTTCACTCTAGACCGTTGTCTTTGGTAGTTGCACCATGCCTGCAGAGACATCTCCAGAAATCCATGAACCATATATCTGATATATTTCCTCCCCTAACAGTGTCATCTGAGTTGACCAAGCTTTCTATCCTTTCATATGGATCAGCAATTCCTCTTGTTTATAGGCCTCGGCTGTTACTGTGCGGTGGTGATGGTTCTGGCTTG GATCATCTTGGACCTGCCATTTTACATGAGTTAGAGAAATTTCCTGTACATTCTCTTGGTCTTCCATCACTTCTTTCGGATCCCAGTGCAAAGACATCAGAGGAAGCAGTGGTGCATATATTTAGTGAAGCAAGAAGAACAACACCTTCTATACTATATATACCTCAGTTCAATCTTTGGTGGGATAAT GCATATGAACAGCTAAGAGCTGTTCTGCTTACACTTTTAGAAGAGTTACCATCAGACCTACCTATATTGCTACTTGGAACATCATCAAGTTCACTTGCTGAATTAGATGGGAATCCCTATTCAGTATTTCCTCAGCGTAGTGT CTATCAATTGGACAAACCTTCAATTGAAGATAGATCTTTGTTCTTTGACGGTTTAATTGAAGCTGCATTGTCAGTATTGTTGGAGGCAATGACTAAAAAGTCCAAGGAACCAAAATCTCTTCCTGAACTTCCCAAAGTGCCAAAAGTGGCAAGTGGACCAAAGGTCTCAGAATTGAAGGCCAAAGTAGAGGCTGAGCAACATGCTATTCGCCGTTTACGCATGTGCCTTAGAGATGTTTGCAACCG GATACTctatgataaaagatttagtgCCTTTCATTACCCAGTCACTGATGAGGACGCGCCAAACTACCGCTCCATAATCCAGAATCCTATGGATGTTGCTACTTTATTGCAGCGGGTTGACTCTGGACAATATCTTACCTGTTCTGCTTTTGTGCAAGATGTCGATCTGATTGTAACCAACGCGAAG GCTTACAATGGAGATGATTATAATGGTGCTAGAATTGTTAGTAGAGCTTGTGAATTACGGGATGCA GTACATGGGATGCTGTCACAGATGGACCCTGCATTGGTTGCTTATTGTGACAAAATTGCTGCTCAAGGGGGTCCAGCTCATATGCCTGATGATCTAGGGCTGCCTCCTGCGGTACCTGTTGTGCAGCTAGGAACTTCAACTCGGGCAAGTGCTCGACTCCGTAATGTCCAGCCAGAGGCTGATCTTCAGAGCTACGAGGCCTTGAAAAGGCCAAAGAAGAATGCCGATACTGCCCTTGCGG AAGATAAATCCCAGGCCTCGGATTCAGTACAAATGAAGCCATCTCAGACCCTAGAGGTAAAGGAGATAAACTGTGAGAGGGATGAACCTACTTTGGGTGATGGCAAGCAGCAAGAAACTTCTACAGAAGCTAATGGATCCCAGGACACGATAATGTCGGATGGTGAGATTTCAACTCAAGCCGAATTGGTGAAGAAAGTGTTAGTGGAGCGAACAGGAAACTACGGGATCCCGGAGCTGGAAAGGCTTTACAGTCGGATAATGAAAGGCATTTTTGAAAGTAGGGTTGGAGATGATGATGACCCCAAACCGTCAGTTTTGgagtttttgttgaaatttgcAGAGGATGACGCTAATTTCTCTTCTCTTTAA
- the LOC105796422 gene encoding ATPase family AAA domain-containing protein At1g05910 isoform X1, with protein sequence MYPKRSDQADRPVTRPLRSSDRLRRRPKVYGRPYLYYTPTIIRNKKSRTKTRTAASRIAKMLRSGDRPVRTSNGSSGTANLRRSSRKRRVSVNLVGYTESSGSGDEDMMRPYRPRRNRVANSVSQDESPSPKQKTTSDTKEAPRREGLRPRRSKTVKQINLGYDDEQSTSEEKVGEDETENGNDLDDEAADDDQNDAEDEGDEEAEGEDEEEEEDEGDDEEGEEEQEGRRRYDLRNRADVRRLSMDESKQRSRSPRRVLRQGMGTKVSRDVRKGGSRVHKRHRLTRAEDSDDSILVDELDQGPAIPWGRGGSRSGPPWLFGGLDMHGTTAWGLNVAASGWGNQSDPFATLTSGIQTAGPSSKGGADIQPLQVDESVSFDEIGGLSEYVDALKEMVFFPLLYPDFFASYHITPPRGVLLCGPPGTGKTLIARALASAASKAGQKVSFYMRKGADVLSKWVGEAERQLKLLFEEAQRNQPSIIFFDEIDGLAPVRSSKQEQIHNSIVSTLLALMDGLDSRGQVVLIGATNRIDAIDGALRRPGRFDREFNFPLPGCEARAEILDIHTRKWKQPPSKELKMELAASCVGYCGADLKALCTEAAIHAFREKYPQVYTSDDKYLIDVDSVKVEKYHFIEAMSTITPASQRGSIVHSRPLSLVVAPCLQRHLQKSMNHISDIFPPLTVSSELTKLSILSYGSAIPLVYRPRLLLCGGDGSGLDHLGPAILHELEKFPVHSLGLPSLLSDPSAKTSEEAVVHIFSEARRTTPSILYIPQFNLWWDNAYEQLRAVLLTLLEELPSDLPILLLGTSSSSLAELDGNPYSVFPQRSVYQLDKPSIEDRSLFFDGLIEAALSVLLEAMTKKSKEPKSLPELPKVPKVASGPKVSELKAKVEAEQHAIRRLRMCLRDVCNRILYDKRFSAFHYPVTDEDAPNYRSIIQNPMDVATLLQRVDSGQYLTCSAFVQDVDLIVTNAKAYNGDDYNGARIVSRACELRDAVHGMLSQMDPALVAYCDKIAAQGGPAHMPDDLGLPPAVPVVQLGTSTRASARLRNVQPEADLQSYEALKRPKKNADTALAAEDKSQASDSVQMKPSQTLEVKEINCERDEPTLGDGKQQETSTEANGSQDTIMSDGEISTQAELVKKVLVERTGNYGIPELERLYSRIMKGIFESRVGDDDDPKPSVLEFLLKFAEDDANFSSL encoded by the exons ATGTATCCAAAGAGGTCTGATCAGGCAGATAGGCCAGTTACTAGGCCTCTGCGCTCAAGTGATAGGCTTAGAAGAAGGCCGAAAGTATATGGCAGACCATATTTGTATTACACTCCTACCATCATTCGAAATAAGAAGAGCAGGACAAAGACAAGGACAGCAGCTTCTCGCATTGCCAAAATGTTGCGCTCGGGGGATCGGCCTGTGCGTACTTCAAACGGCAGT TCAGGCACAGCCAATCTTAGGCGTTCATCGAGAAAGAGGAGAGTTTCTGTGAATCTTGTGGGTTATACTGAGAGTTCTGGTTCTGGGGATGAAGACATGATG AGACCATATCGACCACGGAGGAACCGAGTCGCTAACAGTGTAAGTCAAGATGAGTCTCCATCTCCCAAGCAGAAAACGACCTCGGATACTAAAGAAGCTCCTCGACGTGAAGGACTACGCCCTCGTCGTTCAAAAACAGTTAAGCAGATCAATTTGGGTTATGATGATGAGCAAAGTACTTCGGAGGAGAAGGTTGGTGAAGATGAAACTGAAAATGGGAATGATTTAGATGATGAGGCTGCAGATGACGACCAAAATGATGCTGAAGATGAGGGTGATGAAGAGGCTGAGggtgaagatgaagaagaagaagaggatgaaGGTGATGATGAAGAGGGTGAAGAAGAGCAGGAAGGAAGGAGGCGATATGATCTTCGAAATCGTGCTGATGTACGCAGGCTATCTATGGATGAGAGCAAGCAAAGATCTAGATCTCCACGGAGGGTTTTACGTCAAGGAATGGGGACTAAAGTCAGCAGGGATGTTAGGAAGGGTGGCTCACGTGTTCATAAGCGTCATCGTCTAACAAGAGCTGAGGATTCTGATGATTCTATTCTCGTGGATGAGCTGGATCAAGGTCCTGCTATTCCTTGGGGCCGAGGTGGGAGCAGATCTGGACCACCTTGGCTTTTTGGGGGATTAGACATGCATGGGACAACAGCATGGGGATTAAATGTAGCTGCATCAGGTTGGGGTAATCAAAGTGATCCATTTGCTACATTGACTTCTGGGATTCAAACTGCTGGACCAAGCTCTAAAGGCGGGGCAGATATTCAACCCTTACAGGTTGATGAAAGTGTTAGCTTTGATGAAATAGGCGGGCTTTCTGAATATGTTGATGCTTTGAAGGAAATGGTTTTCTTTCCCTTGTTGTATCCAGATTTCTTTGCCAGTTATCACATCACTCCACCTAGGGGTGTCCTGTTGTGTGGTCCCCCTGGCACTGGTAAGACATTGATTGCCAGGGCTTTAGCAAGTGCTGCTTCGAAGGCTGGTCAGAAAGTCAGTTTTTACATGCGAAAGGGTGCTGATGTGCTTAGCAAGTGGGTTGGTGAGGCTGAAAGACAATTGAAACTTCTTTTTGAGGAGGCACAAAGGAATCAACcttccatcattttttttgATGAGATAGATGGGCTTGCTCCTGTGAGGTCTAGTAAACAAGAGCAGATTCACAATTCTATTGTATCCACTTTGCTTGCCCTCATGGATGGTCTTGATTCACGTGGACAAGTTGTTTTGATCGGAGCAACTAACAGGATTGATGCTATTGATGGAGCTCTAAGGCGCCCAGGGCGATTCGATCGTGAATTCAATTTTCCATTACCTGGTTGTGAAGCACGTGCTGAAATATTAGATATTCACACTCGGAAGTGGAAGCAACCTCCTTCTAAGGAACTTAAAATGGAACTTGCAGCTAGTTGTGTGGGATACTGTGGTGCAGATCTGAAGGCTTTATGCACTGAAGCTGCCATTCATGCTTTTCGTGAAAAATACCCGCAAGTTTATACTAGTGATGACAAATATTTGATTGATGTTGACTCAGTGAAGGTTGAAAAATATCACTTTATAGAGGCCATGTCAACAATTACTCCTGCTTCTCAAAGGGGTTCCATCGTTCACTCTAGACCGTTGTCTTTGGTAGTTGCACCATGCCTGCAGAGACATCTCCAGAAATCCATGAACCATATATCTGATATATTTCCTCCCCTAACAGTGTCATCTGAGTTGACCAAGCTTTCTATCCTTTCATATGGATCAGCAATTCCTCTTGTTTATAGGCCTCGGCTGTTACTGTGCGGTGGTGATGGTTCTGGCTTG GATCATCTTGGACCTGCCATTTTACATGAGTTAGAGAAATTTCCTGTACATTCTCTTGGTCTTCCATCACTTCTTTCGGATCCCAGTGCAAAGACATCAGAGGAAGCAGTGGTGCATATATTTAGTGAAGCAAGAAGAACAACACCTTCTATACTATATATACCTCAGTTCAATCTTTGGTGGGATAAT GCATATGAACAGCTAAGAGCTGTTCTGCTTACACTTTTAGAAGAGTTACCATCAGACCTACCTATATTGCTACTTGGAACATCATCAAGTTCACTTGCTGAATTAGATGGGAATCCCTATTCAGTATTTCCTCAGCGTAGTGT CTATCAATTGGACAAACCTTCAATTGAAGATAGATCTTTGTTCTTTGACGGTTTAATTGAAGCTGCATTGTCAGTATTGTTGGAGGCAATGACTAAAAAGTCCAAGGAACCAAAATCTCTTCCTGAACTTCCCAAAGTGCCAAAAGTGGCAAGTGGACCAAAGGTCTCAGAATTGAAGGCCAAAGTAGAGGCTGAGCAACATGCTATTCGCCGTTTACGCATGTGCCTTAGAGATGTTTGCAACCG GATACTctatgataaaagatttagtgCCTTTCATTACCCAGTCACTGATGAGGACGCGCCAAACTACCGCTCCATAATCCAGAATCCTATGGATGTTGCTACTTTATTGCAGCGGGTTGACTCTGGACAATATCTTACCTGTTCTGCTTTTGTGCAAGATGTCGATCTGATTGTAACCAACGCGAAG GCTTACAATGGAGATGATTATAATGGTGCTAGAATTGTTAGTAGAGCTTGTGAATTACGGGATGCA GTACATGGGATGCTGTCACAGATGGACCCTGCATTGGTTGCTTATTGTGACAAAATTGCTGCTCAAGGGGGTCCAGCTCATATGCCTGATGATCTAGGGCTGCCTCCTGCGGTACCTGTTGTGCAGCTAGGAACTTCAACTCGGGCAAGTGCTCGACTCCGTAATGTCCAGCCAGAGGCTGATCTTCAGAGCTACGAGGCCTTGAAAAGGCCAAAGAAGAATGCCGATACTGCCCTTGCGG CAGAAGATAAATCCCAGGCCTCGGATTCAGTACAAATGAAGCCATCTCAGACCCTAGAGGTAAAGGAGATAAACTGTGAGAGGGATGAACCTACTTTGGGTGATGGCAAGCAGCAAGAAACTTCTACAGAAGCTAATGGATCCCAGGACACGATAATGTCGGATGGTGAGATTTCAACTCAAGCCGAATTGGTGAAGAAAGTGTTAGTGGAGCGAACAGGAAACTACGGGATCCCGGAGCTGGAAAGGCTTTACAGTCGGATAATGAAAGGCATTTTTGAAAGTAGGGTTGGAGATGATGATGACCCCAAACCGTCAGTTTTGgagtttttgttgaaatttgcAGAGGATGACGCTAATTTCTCTTCTCTTTAA